Proteins from a single region of Undibacterium sp. KW1:
- the mraZ gene encoding division/cell wall cluster transcriptional repressor MraZ — protein MFQGASSLNLDAKGRMSIPARHRDALNVQCEGRITLTRHPDGCLLLFPRPTWESHREQIAAWPIQARDWKRIFLGNAFDVDMDGAGRILVAPELRNAVGMQRDVMLLGMGSHFEIWDAAKLAENEAKAIAGGAPDVLNSFSF, from the coding sequence GTGTTTCAGGGGGCGTCCTCACTCAATCTCGATGCAAAAGGCAGGATGTCTATCCCCGCCCGGCACCGTGACGCGCTCAATGTTCAATGCGAAGGCCGGATTACCCTGACCCGCCACCCGGATGGTTGTCTCCTGCTCTTCCCGCGTCCCACCTGGGAGTCCCACCGTGAACAAATCGCTGCCTGGCCCATACAAGCACGCGACTGGAAACGTATTTTTCTTGGCAATGCCTTTGATGTTGATATGGATGGCGCTGGCCGCATCCTGGTTGCGCCTGAACTGCGCAATGCTGTTGGCATGCAGCGCGATGTCATGCTGCTCGGCATGGGCAGCCATTTTGAGATTTGGGATGCTGCCAAGCTGGCAGAAAACGAGGCAAAAGCCATCGCTGGCGGCGCTCCTGATGTATTAAACAGTTTTTCTTTCTGA
- the rsmH gene encoding 16S rRNA (cytosine(1402)-N(4))-methyltransferase RsmH, translating to MSIQQAADFTHQTVLLHEAVDALGIAGERASGIYIDGTFGRGGHSRLLLSQLGSNGRLIAFDKDTQAIASAKEIQDSRFHIVHDSFASIAEALPELGVSKVDGILMDLGISSPQVDDASRGFSFRSDGPLDMRMDTTRGISAAEWLATAEEEQITEVIKNYGEERFAFQIAKAIVARRKTDAIRGTRQLAEIVAHAVKTREKGKDPATRTFQAIRIFINQELEDLEIGLAAAYQALAPYGRMSVISFHSLEDRIVKQFFASKVKVEQPDRRLPIRHIDLPRPQMRLLNRIKPSEAEVSANPRSRSAILRVAERLPEVAA from the coding sequence ATGAGTATTCAGCAAGCGGCAGATTTTACGCACCAGACAGTGCTGTTGCATGAGGCTGTAGATGCCCTCGGCATCGCAGGCGAACGTGCCAGCGGGATTTATATCGATGGCACCTTTGGCCGTGGTGGGCATAGCCGCCTGCTCTTGTCGCAACTGGGCAGCAATGGCCGCCTGATTGCTTTTGACAAAGATACCCAGGCGATTGCCAGTGCAAAAGAAATTCAGGATTCGCGTTTTCATATCGTGCATGACAGTTTTGCAAGCATTGCTGAAGCCTTGCCTGAGCTTGGTGTCAGCAAGGTCGATGGCATCCTGATGGATTTGGGCATCTCATCGCCGCAAGTGGATGATGCCAGCCGGGGTTTCAGCTTCCGGTCGGATGGTCCGCTCGACATGCGCATGGATACCACGCGTGGCATTTCTGCAGCCGAATGGCTGGCAACTGCCGAAGAAGAACAAATTACGGAGGTTATAAAAAATTATGGGGAAGAACGGTTTGCTTTTCAGATTGCAAAGGCGATTGTTGCTCGCAGGAAGACAGACGCCATTCGTGGAACACGACAGCTCGCAGAAATCGTCGCACACGCCGTCAAAACTCGCGAGAAGGGTAAAGACCCGGCAACTCGCACCTTTCAGGCTATACGGATTTTCATCAATCAGGAGCTTGAAGATCTCGAAATAGGTCTGGCGGCAGCTTATCAGGCATTGGCTCCTTACGGGCGCATGTCGGTCATCAGTTTCCATTCACTCGAAGACCGTATCGTGAAGCAGTTCTTTGCTTCCAAGGTCAAGGTGGAGCAGCCTGACCGCCGTTTGCCCATACGCCATATCGATTTGCCGCGACCGCAGATGCGCCTGTTGAACCGTATCAAGCCTTCCGAGGCTGAGGTCAGTGCCAATCCGCGTTCGCGTTCAGCAATTTTGCGGGTAGCAGAGCGTCTGCCAGAGGTGGCTGCATGA
- the ftsL gene encoding cell division protein FtsL, giving the protein MSTRWNIILAAALIACALSLINAQYQARRLFIELEREQSLSKQYELQWTQLKLDQSTYGKHARIEATAARELNMVAVTPERTQYLKAVEAK; this is encoded by the coding sequence ATGAGTACCCGCTGGAATATTATCCTGGCCGCGGCATTGATTGCCTGTGCCCTGTCATTGATTAATGCGCAGTATCAGGCACGTCGCCTGTTTATAGAGCTGGAGCGGGAGCAAAGTTTAAGCAAACAATACGAATTGCAATGGACGCAACTGAAACTCGATCAATCCACCTACGGCAAGCATGCGCGCATAGAAGCAACGGCAGCGCGTGAATTGAACATGGTTGCTGTGACCCCTGAACGCACGCAGTACCTCAAAGCAGTGGAGGCAAAATGA
- a CDS encoding penicillin-binding protein 2, with protein MSRSASTSRTAAARGVAFSSSPLLDVKLPAWRSRFILFLLFAAFIALIAKALYLQGFTKDFLQKEGANRYARTLELPATRGKITDRNGQVLASSVPVKAIWAIPDDVLVAPKEKLQQLAKLLDMTEAELRKKLDSDRQFVYLKRQVEPAISDQIVALAIPGIETRKEYKRFYPEGEVMAHVVGFTNVEDIGQEGIELASEKNLAGKTGSRRVIKDRLGHIVEDIQAVREPHDGKDLTLSIDSKIQYIAFTHLKEALEKHKAKAGGAVVLDVQTGEVLALVNLPTYNPNDRSALTGAQLRNRVMTDTFEPGSTMKPVTVALALETGRVTPDTVFQTAPGVMAIGPALIHDAHKQGSLTVAQVIQKSSNIGTAKMALQMRPQEMWEMFTTLGFGQQPKFGFPGAVAGRLRNYKNWRPIEQATMSYGHGISVSLIQMARSYMIFARNGDMIPLTFQKSDEMPHGSRVISEKTSKQVRQMMETVTEPGGTAPQARIAGYRVAGKTGTAHKLEGGRYVNKYLLDFIGFAPVSNPRVIVAVMVDEPTAGGHFAGPVAAPVFAAIMSNVLRSLNVQPDSSVTSIIPEEGVQESM; from the coding sequence ATGAGCAGATCAGCAAGTACATCCCGTACCGCCGCTGCACGCGGCGTTGCCTTTTCTTCCAGCCCTTTACTGGATGTGAAGCTGCCTGCCTGGCGTTCACGCTTCATCCTGTTTTTATTGTTTGCAGCTTTTATCGCCCTGATCGCCAAAGCACTGTATCTGCAAGGATTTACCAAGGACTTTTTGCAGAAGGAAGGGGCCAATCGTTATGCCCGCACGCTGGAATTGCCCGCGACCCGCGGCAAGATCACTGACCGCAATGGCCAGGTGCTGGCTTCCTCCGTGCCTGTCAAAGCCATCTGGGCGATTCCTGACGATGTGCTGGTAGCGCCCAAGGAAAAATTGCAGCAACTGGCCAAATTGCTCGACATGACTGAAGCAGAATTGCGCAAGAAGCTCGATTCTGACCGTCAGTTTGTCTATCTGAAACGTCAGGTAGAACCTGCCATATCAGACCAGATAGTGGCTCTGGCCATACCCGGCATAGAAACCCGCAAAGAATACAAACGCTTTTATCCAGAAGGCGAAGTCATGGCCCATGTGGTTGGCTTCACCAATGTGGAAGATATAGGACAAGAAGGTATAGAGCTGGCATCGGAAAAAAACCTGGCAGGTAAGACCGGGAGTCGCCGTGTCATCAAAGACAGACTGGGCCATATCGTTGAAGACATACAAGCCGTGCGCGAACCGCATGATGGCAAGGATCTGACGCTGTCCATCGACAGCAAGATTCAATACATTGCGTTTACGCATTTGAAAGAAGCACTGGAAAAACACAAGGCCAAGGCTGGCGGTGCGGTAGTGCTTGATGTACAAACCGGCGAAGTGCTGGCACTGGTGAACTTGCCTACTTATAACCCGAATGATCGTTCTGCGCTGACTGGTGCGCAATTACGCAACCGTGTCATGACCGATACTTTTGAGCCAGGTTCGACCATGAAGCCTGTGACCGTCGCCCTGGCGCTGGAAACCGGCCGGGTCACGCCAGATACCGTATTTCAGACGGCACCTGGTGTCATGGCTATCGGCCCTGCACTGATACACGATGCGCATAAACAGGGCTCTCTCACAGTTGCGCAAGTCATACAAAAATCTTCGAATATAGGCACGGCGAAAATGGCCTTGCAAATGCGGCCGCAAGAGATGTGGGAAATGTTCACTACCCTGGGCTTTGGCCAGCAACCCAAATTCGGTTTCCCAGGTGCAGTTGCCGGGCGTTTGCGTAATTACAAAAACTGGCGTCCTATTGAGCAAGCCACCATGAGCTATGGCCATGGTATTTCGGTATCGCTGATACAGATGGCACGTTCCTATATGATTTTTGCCAGGAATGGCGACATGATCCCGCTGACTTTCCAAAAGTCTGATGAAATGCCGCATGGTTCACGCGTGATTTCTGAAAAAACGTCAAAACAAGTACGTCAGATGATGGAAACGGTGACCGAGCCTGGTGGTACTGCTCCACAAGCGCGTATTGCTGGTTACCGTGTCGCAGGCAAAACAGGTACTGCCCACAAGCTTGAGGGTGGCCGTTACGTGAATAAATATCTGCTTGATTTCATTGGTTTTGCGCCCGTTTCAAATCCGCGTGTGATTGTTGCGGTAATGGTAGATGAACCAACTGCTGGCGGGCACTTTGCGGGCCCTGTCGCCGCACCGGTGTTTGCAGCGATTATGTCGAATGTCTTGCGTTCACTGAATGTGCAGCCAGACTCTTCCGTCACCAGCATTATTCCTGAAGAAGGTGTGCAGGAAAGCATGTAA
- a CDS encoding UDP-N-acetylmuramoyl-L-alanyl-D-glutamate--2,6-diaminopimelate ligase, translating into MIIAILDWLKQHAPNAQLRSDSRSIQTGDVFFALRTPLTDGRAHIAHAIANGAVAVVYEANEFSWDDAVNAPGALKVPHLPVDNLQDVVGHVAHAWYGEPDKDWFNVAVTGTNGKTSCTQWIAKALSLSGTPAAVIGTLGIGQYRNGILGQLAETGYTTPDAIGLQQKLSDLQRDGAQALAIEASSIGLDQGRLNGLHFDVAVLTNLTRDHLDYHGDMQSYTAAKTKLFDWQGLGSAVINLDDAYGLELVKHLQASQPATKLLGYSLEKELVSGIDALVASNLKTSHAGTSFHLESPFGVAQIKTQLIGKFNVSNILAVLAVLLSKGIALNKAVGIIEKLTPVPGRMQLLGTAGHVMVVIDYAHTPDALEKTLEALQQVAQERAGALWCVFGCGGDRDPGKRPQMGKIAELAQHVVVTSDNPRSENPSQIIEDILKGMTGTPQVIEDRANAILYAIKHADHHDVVLLAGKGHETYQDINGKKWPFSDEEHAALSLATVATSGNTKRGS; encoded by the coding sequence ATGATAATAGCAATACTGGACTGGCTGAAGCAGCATGCGCCGAATGCGCAATTGCGTTCAGATTCCCGCTCCATACAAACAGGGGATGTCTTCTTCGCCTTGCGCACCCCTCTTACGGATGGCCGTGCGCATATTGCCCATGCAATTGCCAATGGCGCAGTTGCAGTGGTGTATGAAGCAAATGAATTTAGCTGGGATGATGCTGTCAATGCTCCTGGTGCACTCAAAGTCCCGCATCTACCGGTAGATAACTTGCAAGACGTAGTTGGTCATGTCGCCCATGCCTGGTATGGTGAGCCAGATAAAGACTGGTTCAATGTGGCCGTTACCGGCACCAATGGCAAGACTTCATGCACACAATGGATAGCCAAGGCGCTTTCACTGAGCGGCACACCTGCGGCTGTCATCGGCACGCTGGGCATAGGCCAGTATCGCAATGGCATACTGGGGCAACTGGCAGAGACTGGTTACACCACGCCCGACGCCATAGGCTTGCAGCAAAAACTGTCCGACTTGCAGCGCGATGGCGCACAGGCACTGGCGATAGAAGCTTCTTCCATAGGCCTGGACCAGGGCCGTTTGAACGGTCTGCATTTTGATGTGGCCGTGCTGACGAATCTGACGCGTGATCATCTTGATTACCATGGCGACATGCAGAGCTACACCGCCGCCAAAACAAAGCTGTTTGACTGGCAAGGTCTGGGTAGCGCTGTCATCAACCTGGATGATGCCTATGGCCTGGAACTGGTCAAACATCTGCAAGCCAGTCAGCCAGCTACCAAGCTGCTGGGCTACAGTCTTGAAAAGGAACTCGTATCGGGCATAGATGCCCTGGTCGCCAGCAATCTGAAAACCAGCCATGCAGGCACGAGCTTCCATCTCGAATCTCCATTTGGCGTGGCGCAGATCAAGACCCAGCTCATAGGCAAATTCAATGTCAGCAATATCCTGGCGGTACTCGCCGTGTTGCTGAGCAAGGGCATCGCTCTGAACAAGGCCGTGGGCATCATAGAAAAACTGACACCGGTCCCTGGCCGCATGCAATTGCTGGGTACTGCCGGTCATGTCATGGTCGTTATTGATTATGCGCACACGCCAGATGCGCTCGAAAAAACCCTGGAAGCCTTGCAGCAAGTGGCGCAAGAAAGAGCAGGGGCTTTGTGGTGCGTGTTTGGTTGCGGCGGTGACCGTGATCCTGGCAAGCGCCCGCAAATGGGCAAGATTGCTGAGCTGGCGCAACATGTTGTTGTCACCAGTGACAATCCGCGCAGTGAAAATCCATCGCAGATCATAGAAGACATTCTCAAAGGCATGACGGGCACGCCGCAAGTAATCGAAGACCGCGCCAATGCAATCCTGTATGCGATCAAGCATGCAGATCATCATGATGTAGTTTTGCTGGCTGGCAAAGGCCATGAAACCTATCAGGATATTAATGGCAAGAAATGGCCATTCTCCGATGAAGAGCATGCCGCACTCTCACTTGCTACTGTCGCAACCAGCGGTAATACGAAGAGGGGAAGCTGA
- the murF gene encoding UDP-N-acetylmuramoyl-tripeptide--D-alanyl-D-alanine ligase, protein MEFTLQELQAAMPAAKLAGDAGVVTRITGLTTDSRKVGVGDLFVALRGENFDAHDFLPQVAAAGAAAVIAERLPADFSLPALQVADSKLALVKVGRFWRQKFELPVIGVTGSNGKTTVKEMISSILAAAFGADGRLATAGNLNNEIGVPLTIMQLHAGHKAAVIEMGMNHPGEIALLASAAMPTVALVNNAQREHQEFMQNVEAVARENGVAIQCLPDDGVAVFPANDTYTALWQSFASERGQRKTLTFGLTPDADVHATYLPSVFGSDLQIKLAGQVLSVRLNAAGQHNVLNALAAAACCHATGVSKEAIVAGLENFAPVNGRLQRKQAHCGATVIDDSYNANPDSVRAAIDVLAQIGGDTALVLGDMGEVGENGAQFHHEIGEYAQQRGVKKLFLLGELVAHAAQGYGAGAQHFASVENLCQNLDAQTAVDTIVLVKGSRFMKMERVVAHLLAADDKEKNTLQQKIIGNH, encoded by the coding sequence ATGGAATTCACTCTTCAGGAATTACAGGCTGCCATGCCTGCGGCGAAACTGGCTGGTGATGCCGGTGTCGTCACCCGCATCACTGGTCTGACCACTGACAGCCGCAAAGTTGGCGTTGGCGATCTGTTCGTTGCCCTGCGCGGTGAAAACTTTGATGCCCATGATTTCTTGCCGCAAGTCGCGGCCGCCGGTGCAGCAGCAGTGATCGCTGAACGCCTGCCTGCAGATTTCAGCCTGCCAGCCTTGCAGGTGGCAGACAGCAAACTGGCGCTGGTAAAAGTAGGGCGCTTCTGGCGTCAGAAGTTTGAGCTGCCCGTCATTGGTGTGACTGGCAGCAACGGCAAGACCACCGTCAAGGAAATGATTTCTTCTATCCTGGCAGCAGCCTTTGGTGCAGATGGCCGTCTGGCGACTGCAGGTAATTTGAACAATGAAATCGGCGTGCCCCTGACCATCATGCAATTGCATGCCGGACATAAGGCCGCCGTCATAGAAATGGGCATGAACCATCCTGGCGAAATCGCCTTGCTGGCTTCTGCCGCGATGCCTACCGTGGCACTGGTCAACAATGCACAGCGCGAACATCAGGAATTCATGCAAAACGTGGAAGCAGTGGCGCGCGAAAATGGTGTGGCGATACAGTGCCTGCCAGATGATGGCGTGGCTGTATTCCCTGCTAACGATACTTATACCGCTTTATGGCAATCCTTTGCGTCTGAACGCGGTCAGCGTAAAACCCTGACTTTTGGTCTGACACCTGATGCTGATGTGCATGCGACTTACCTGCCCAGCGTGTTTGGTAGTGACCTGCAAATCAAGCTGGCTGGCCAGGTCCTGTCAGTGCGCCTGAACGCAGCAGGCCAGCACAATGTCTTGAATGCACTCGCCGCTGCAGCTTGCTGCCATGCGACCGGCGTCAGCAAAGAAGCCATTGTTGCCGGCCTGGAGAATTTCGCTCCCGTGAATGGTCGCCTGCAACGCAAGCAAGCACATTGCGGCGCAACCGTGATTGATGACAGTTATAACGCCAACCCTGATTCAGTACGTGCTGCGATCGATGTGCTGGCACAAATCGGTGGTGATACTGCGCTGGTACTCGGTGACATGGGCGAGGTTGGTGAAAACGGCGCGCAATTCCATCATGAAATTGGCGAGTATGCGCAGCAGCGTGGCGTCAAAAAACTGTTCTTGCTGGGTGAACTGGTTGCCCATGCAGCACAGGGCTATGGTGCGGGTGCCCAGCATTTTGCCAGCGTAGAAAACCTGTGCCAGAACCTTGATGCACAAACTGCGGTTGACACGATAGTGCTGGTCAAAGGCTCGCGTTTCATGAAGATGGAAAGAGTCGTTGCGCATCTTTTGGCAGCAGACGATAAAGAAAAAAATACATTACAACAAAAAATAATAGGGAATCACTAG
- the mraY gene encoding phospho-N-acetylmuramoyl-pentapeptide-transferase, with protein MLLWLAEMLKQDIGWLRVFGFITFRAVFATMTAISIGIFAGPAVIRMLTRLKVGQAVRSYGMETHLVKSGTPTMGGVLVLISIGISTLLWGDLSNRFIWVVMIVTLGYGAVGWVDDYRKVVYKDPEGMRSREKYFWQSLIGLIAAFYLAFSVSAPSNSKVLELFIAWVQSGFNMDLPPKADLIVPFFKTVSYPLGVWGFIALTYCVIVGTSNAVNFTDGLDGLAIMPTIMVGSALGLFAYLTGNVGYAKYLLIPHIPGAGELLIFCGAMAGAGLAFLWFNAHPAQVFMGDVGALALGGALGTVAVIVRQEIVLFIMGGIFVAETLSVMLQVSYFKYTKRKYGEGRRLLLMAPLHHHFEKKGWKETQVVVRFWIITMLLVLIGLSSLKLR; from the coding sequence ATGTTGCTCTGGTTGGCTGAAATGTTAAAGCAGGATATAGGCTGGCTGCGCGTCTTTGGGTTTATTACCTTCCGCGCAGTTTTTGCCACGATGACGGCCATCTCCATCGGTATTTTTGCTGGTCCAGCGGTTATCCGCATGCTGACCAGGCTCAAGGTAGGCCAGGCTGTGCGCAGCTATGGTATGGAAACACATTTGGTTAAATCCGGTACGCCTACCATGGGGGGCGTACTGGTCTTGATTTCGATTGGCATCTCCACTTTATTGTGGGGTGATTTGAGCAACCGTTTTATCTGGGTAGTCATGATAGTCACCCTCGGTTATGGTGCAGTAGGTTGGGTTGATGATTACCGCAAGGTGGTTTACAAAGACCCTGAAGGCATGCGCTCCAGGGAAAAATATTTCTGGCAATCGCTGATAGGTTTGATCGCTGCTTTTTATCTGGCGTTTTCAGTCTCTGCACCAAGCAATTCAAAAGTGCTGGAATTGTTTATCGCCTGGGTACAGTCCGGTTTCAATATGGATTTGCCGCCCAAGGCAGATTTGATCGTGCCTTTCTTTAAAACTGTCAGCTATCCCCTCGGCGTCTGGGGTTTTATCGCATTGACTTACTGCGTCATCGTCGGTACCAGCAATGCCGTGAATTTTACTGATGGACTGGATGGTCTGGCCATCATGCCTACCATCATGGTCGGTTCTGCCCTGGGTCTGTTTGCTTACCTGACGGGTAATGTCGGTTATGCCAAATATCTGTTGATACCGCATATACCAGGCGCTGGTGAATTGCTGATTTTCTGTGGTGCGATGGCCGGGGCTGGTCTGGCTTTTCTCTGGTTCAATGCTCACCCCGCACAAGTATTCATGGGTGACGTCGGTGCACTCGCTTTAGGTGGCGCACTGGGTACGGTGGCAGTCATCGTCAGGCAAGAAATTGTGCTGTTCATCATGGGTGGCATTTTTGTGGCGGAGACTTTGTCCGTCATGCTGCAAGTCAGTTATTTCAAATACACCAAAAGAAAATATGGCGAAGGTCGCCGTCTGTTGTTGATGGCACCTCTGCATCACCATTTTGAGAAAAAAGGCTGGAAAGAAACCCAGGTTGTCGTGCGTTTCTGGATCATCACCATGTTGCTGGTGCTGATAGGTTTGTCTTCACTGAAGTTACGTTAA
- the murD gene encoding UDP-N-acetylmuramoyl-L-alanine--D-glutamate ligase: MDFSGKHVLVLGLGETGLAMAQWLLRAGARLRVADTREVPDRLPQLQALSDQVEFIGGAFTPALLDDVELMAVSPGLSPLRELQELLPAAAEKNIPVWGEIELFAQALLALKAEREYQPKVIAITGTNGKTTVTSLVGLLVERAGLTVKVAGNISPAVLDVLRECLEQDSLPQVWVLELSSFQLHTTHSLQADVATVLNITQDHLDWHGSLQAYCADKAKIFGEQTLQVLNRDDALVMSMAKPHGNAVSFGVDAPKHLADMGLLNEHGMGWLAVANPAEDAPVVTNSRRKKKEVEEMPVIVSRLMPTDALQIRGQHNAANALAALALCRGIGLSFAPLLHGLRDYKGEPHRVEQVASIAGVDYIDDSKGTNVGATVAALKGLGQQSDALHKRIILIAGGEGKGQDFSPLADPVERYTKAVILLGKAKEELQQALAVTAVPLHDVATLEMAVQAAAELAADGDIVLLSPACASLDMFRNYAHRAQVFVDAVREVALARGEVC, from the coding sequence ATGGATTTTTCAGGTAAACATGTACTGGTTCTGGGCCTGGGTGAAACCGGGCTGGCGATGGCGCAATGGCTGTTACGCGCCGGTGCGCGCCTGCGTGTTGCCGATACACGTGAAGTACCGGACAGGTTGCCGCAATTGCAGGCATTGTCAGATCAGGTGGAATTTATTGGCGGTGCTTTCACCCCAGCCTTGCTCGATGATGTTGAGTTGATGGCAGTCAGCCCCGGTTTGTCACCTCTGCGTGAATTGCAGGAATTGTTGCCTGCTGCGGCTGAAAAAAATATCCCGGTCTGGGGCGAGATAGAGTTGTTTGCCCAGGCTCTGCTAGCTTTGAAGGCTGAGCGCGAATACCAGCCTAAAGTCATCGCCATCACTGGCACCAATGGCAAAACCACGGTCACCAGCCTGGTTGGTTTGCTGGTAGAACGCGCCGGTTTGACAGTTAAAGTTGCAGGCAATATCAGCCCGGCTGTACTTGATGTGCTGCGTGAATGTCTGGAGCAAGACAGCCTGCCTCAAGTCTGGGTGCTGGAATTGTCCAGCTTCCAGTTGCATACCACACATAGCCTGCAAGCTGATGTGGCAACGGTCTTGAATATCACCCAGGACCATCTGGACTGGCATGGCAGCCTGCAAGCGTATTGCGCTGACAAGGCAAAGATTTTTGGCGAACAGACTTTGCAGGTTTTGAACCGTGATGATGCACTTGTCATGTCCATGGCCAAGCCGCATGGCAATGCAGTCAGCTTTGGTGTCGATGCACCCAAACACCTGGCGGACATGGGTTTGCTGAATGAGCATGGCATGGGCTGGCTGGCGGTAGCAAATCCGGCAGAAGACGCACCTGTTGTCACAAATAGCCGCCGCAAGAAAAAAGAAGTCGAAGAAATGCCTGTCATCGTCAGCCGCCTGATGCCGACAGATGCTTTGCAAATCCGTGGTCAGCATAATGCCGCGAATGCTCTGGCTGCCCTGGCTTTGTGCCGTGGTATAGGTTTGTCATTTGCACCTTTACTGCATGGCTTGCGTGATTACAAAGGTGAGCCGCACAGGGTAGAGCAGGTTGCCAGTATAGCGGGTGTCGACTATATCGATGACAGCAAAGGCACCAATGTCGGTGCCACAGTCGCGGCCTTGAAGGGACTGGGTCAGCAATCCGATGCATTACACAAGCGGATTATTTTGATTGCTGGCGGCGAAGGCAAGGGGCAGGATTTTTCTCCTCTGGCTGATCCGGTCGAGCGCTATACCAAGGCGGTTATCCTGCTAGGTAAAGCCAAAGAAGAATTGCAGCAGGCTCTGGCAGTGACTGCTGTGCCGCTGCACGATGTCGCCACATTGGAAATGGCAGTGCAGGCCGCTGCTGAACTGGCTGCAGATGGCGACATCGTTTTGCTTTCACCGGCTTGCGCCAGCCTGGACATGTTCCGTAATTATGCCCACCGCGCCCAGGTGTTTGTGGACGCTGTGCGTGAAGTCGCTTTGGCACGCGGGGAGGTTTGCTGA
- the murG gene encoding undecaprenyldiphospho-muramoylpentapeptide beta-N-acetylglucosaminyltransferase — MSQAIQKMPKKLLIMAAGTGGHIFPGLAIADIMRERGWQVSWLGTQIGMEGQIVPKHNIAMDNIDFSGLRGKGLSHTVSGAFKLVKSFFSCFSIIGRRQPDVVLGMGGYVTVPGGIMAALRGKPVVLMNADAALLLSNKALRPFASKLLFGLPSATVTADQKTTVIGNPIRKEICELPAPATRYAERTGPLRILVVGGSLGAKVLNDAVPQAVALLPEAQRPMITHQSGKQHIDALRQSYAQAGVQAEVLDFIDDMPRRYAEADLVICRAGAITVSELTAAGVASILVPFMASSTSHQKENAIWMAGQTAAIHLPQTELSTALLAEKLKVLDRAQCLAMAETAYALGQREASANIAHILESLA, encoded by the coding sequence ATGAGCCAGGCCATACAAAAAATGCCAAAAAAATTGCTGATCATGGCAGCAGGCACAGGTGGGCATATCTTCCCTGGTCTGGCGATAGCCGACATCATGCGCGAACGCGGCTGGCAAGTCAGCTGGCTGGGCACGCAGATAGGCATGGAAGGGCAGATCGTACCCAAGCACAATATCGCCATGGACAATATTGATTTCTCTGGCTTGCGTGGCAAGGGTTTATCGCATACGGTCAGCGGTGCTTTTAAACTGGTCAAGAGTTTCTTTAGCTGCTTTAGCATCATCGGTCGCCGCCAGCCAGATGTGGTATTGGGCATGGGTGGTTATGTGACCGTGCCTGGTGGCATCATGGCAGCCTTGCGCGGCAAGCCAGTTGTGTTGATGAATGCGGATGCTGCCTTGCTGCTGTCGAATAAGGCTTTGCGTCCTTTCGCCAGTAAATTACTGTTTGGTCTGCCATCGGCAACAGTAACAGCGGATCAGAAAACAACTGTTATTGGCAACCCCATACGCAAAGAAATTTGCGAATTGCCAGCGCCAGCGACACGTTATGCAGAACGCACTGGCCCTTTGCGCATACTGGTCGTCGGTGGCAGCCTGGGTGCCAAAGTATTGAATGATGCTGTGCCGCAGGCGGTGGCCTTGCTGCCAGAAGCCCAGCGCCCAATGATTACGCATCAGTCTGGCAAACAGCACATAGATGCCTTGCGCCAGAGTTATGCGCAGGCAGGCGTGCAGGCTGAAGTGCTGGATTTTATCGACGACATGCCGCGCCGCTATGCCGAGGCTGATCTGGTGATTTGCCGTGCCGGTGCTATTACCGTGTCAGAACTGACTGCGGCAGGTGTGGCCAGCATACTCGTGCCTTTCATGGCGTCGAGTACTTCACACCAAAAAGAAAACGCCATCTGGATGGCAGGCCAAACAGCCGCCATCCATTTGCCACAAACTGAATTAAGCACAGCCTTGCTGGCAGAGAAATTAAAAGTACTGGACAGAGCGCAATGCCTGGCGATGGCCGAAACAGCCTACGCCCTGGGGCAGCGCGAAGCCAGTGCCAACATCGCCCATATTCTGGAATCATTAGCATGA